Below is a genomic region from Enterobacter hormaechei subsp. xiangfangensis.
CCTTGCGCTGCGCTGTCGGCGCTGTTTAACCAGCTTATCCAGCACGGCTGGGGTGGCGAGCGTAAGCACCTCTGCCGGGCAGTTTTCAACGCAGGCCGGGCCTTGCGGCCTTTCCAGGCAGAGGTCGCATTTGTGCGCCGAGGCCTTTACGCTGTCGTTTTCCAGCGGGGCGATCAGCATGTCCATCGTGCCAAACGGACAGGCCACCACGCAGGCTTTACAGCCAATGCATTTTTGTTGATTGACCTGTACGCTGTCGCTGTGTTGCGTGATGGCTCCGTTCGGGCAGCTTTGCGCGCAGGGCGCGTTTTCACAGTGGTGGCAGGTCACGGGGCTTTTTCGCAAGCCTGAGGTAAGGACCGTAATGCGGGGATGAAAATGGCGCTCGCTCAGCGCGTGCTGCTCCCCGTTGTGCGCCATCACACAGGCAACTTCGCAGGTGCGACAACCGATACACTGTTGAGCGTTGGCCATAATAAAACGATTCATAACAACACCTGTTTTTGGTTCAATAACCTTATTCTTTCTATTGTTATCGTATTTACCCACAGTGGCATGGCGACGCAATGTTCAAATGCCCTGGAAGGCGAACTATTTCCAGTGAACCTGTGGCAGATCAATTTAATTCAGGAAGCCGATGAGTGACCGTTAAACGCCCCGTATCGGGAAGCCTGGCTCGGGCTTTCTTTTCGATGATTGTCTTGTCCGTTCTGATCAGCGCCATTGCGCTGGTTACACTCGCCAGCAGCCAGCGCGACGCCGAGGCGATTAACATCGCCGGATCGCTGCGCATGCAGAGCTACCGCCTGGGCTACGAAATGCAGCGCGCCAGCCCGTCGCTGGCAGGGCACCGCGCGGTCTGGCAGAAAACGCTGAGCGCGCCTGCGTTGCAGAAGCTAAACCGCTGGTATGTGCCAGAGGACGTCAAACAGCGTTACCAGCAGTTGCAGCTTGGCTGGCAGGAGATGGACACGCGTATCGCCAGCGGCGATACCGGGTGGTATCAGAGCCACATAGAGGATTTCGTGGGCCGGATAGATGCCTTTGTGCTGGCGCTACAGCACTACACCGAACATAAGATACAGCTGGTGATTTTCATGTCGCTGACGGGCGGCCTGGGCATCCTGCTGCTGGCGGTGATGACCCTGCGGCGCATCCGCCGTCAGGTTGTGCTGCCGCTGAATAATCTGGTGGCAGCGAGCGAGCGTATCGAACAGGGGCAGTTCGATACCCCCGCGCCGGATATTATGCTTCCCAACGAGCTGGGCCAGCTTTCCCGCGCCTTCAACCATATGTCGGCGGAATTACACACCCTGTACCGTTCCCTGGAGCACTCCGTTGCTGAAAAAACCCGCCACCTGAATGAAGCGCATCAGCAGCTCGAAATGCTGTTCAAATGCTCACAGGCGTTGAATACCGGGCAGATAGACAGCCACTGCTTCCGGCATATTTTGCAGATTGTGCATGACTATACGCAGATGAATTACCTGCAATTGCGCACCAGTGACGACTGGCAGCTTTACGAAGGACAGGAGTCCCCGGGCGAGAAAATGCACAATTTACCGGTATTAATGCAGGACACCCTGTACGGCGAACTGCGCTGGCAAAGCGCGACCGGGGATGTTCCGCTGCCGCTCATGGAAAGCGTGGCGACGATGCTGGGCCGGGGGCTCTATTTCAATCAGGCGCAGAAACATTATCAGCAGTTGCTGCTGATGGAAGAGCGCGCCACCATCGCGCGCGAGTTGCATGATTCGCTGGCGCAGGTGCTCTCCTATTTGCGTATTCAGCTTACGCTGCTGAAGCATGCCGTGCCGGGCGACAATGCCCCGGCGCAGGCCATCATTACGGACTTCTCCCGCGAGCTGAATAACGCCTGGCATCAGCTACGCGAGCTGCTCACCACCTTCCGCCTGACGCTCAATCACGCCAATCTTCCTGCCGCGCTACAGGAGTCTCTTGACGGGTTGCAAAGCCAGACCAGCGCGAAGTTGGTGCTCGACTGCCGTCTCTCATCGCTGGCGCTGGACGCGCAAAAACAGGTGCACCTCTTACAGATTGTGCGTGAGGCAGTGCTGAATGCGATTAAACATGCCGACGCGAGCGAGATTGTGGTCAGCTGCGTCACCACCGCGGACGGCACTCACACGGTCACGATCCGCGACAACGGTATTGGTATCGGCGACGCCAGTGAACCGCCGGGGCATTACGGGCTGAATATCATGCGCGAACGCGCGGGACGGCTCGGCGGGACATTACACTTTTCTCAGCCGCCACAGGGTGGGACACAGGTCAGCGTAACGTTCCGGACGCCTGCGGCGCAGGCTGAAAAATAGTGGGAAAGAAGGCGCGCTGAAAAAAGCGCATGATAATTTACATTATCTCCTTTATTTCTCCACGTTTGACCTGGGCCTTACCGCTAAAGTTAGGCGGGCAATAAACAATAATGACGTGCAGCAAAACGAGGTCACACTTTAATGGCGAATTTTTTCATCGATCGCCCCATTTTTGCCTGGGTGCTTGCAATCCTGTTGTGTCTGACGGGTGTCCTGGCGATTACTTCCCTTCCTGTTGAGCAATACCCCGACCTCGCGCCCCCCAACGTGCGTATCACGGCGAACTATCCTGGCGCCTCGGCACAGACGCTGGAAAATACCGTCACGCAGGTTATCGAGCAGAACATGACGGGTCTTGATAACCTGATGTACATGTCCTCGCAGAGCAGTGCCACGGGCCAGGCGACGGTAACCCTGAGCTTTACGGCGGGCACGGATCCGGATGAAGCGGTGCAGCAGGTGCAAAACCAGCTGCAATCGGCCCTGCGTAAACTGCCTCAGGCGGTGCAGAACCAGGGGGTGACCGTGCGTAAAACCGGTGACACCAATATTTTGACCATCGCGTTTGTTTCAACCGATGGCTCGATGGATAAGCAGGACATCGCGGACTACGTCGCCAGTAATATTCAGGACCCGCTCAGCCGTATCAACGGCGTGGGTGATATCGACGCCTACGGCTCGCAGTACTCCATGCGTATCTGGCTGGATCCCAACAAGCTGAACAGCGTGCAGATGACCGCTAAAGATGTCACCGACGCTATCGAATCGCAGAACGCCCAGATTGCCGTGGGGCAGCTCGGCGGTACGCCGTCCGTGGACAACCAGGCGCTTAACGCCACCATCAACTCCCAGTCGCTGCTCCAGACACCTGACCAGTTCCGCAATATTACTCTGCGCGTGAATCAGGACGGTTCGGAAGTGCGTCTGGGGGATGTCGCCACCGTGGAAATGGGGGCGGAAAAATATGACTACCTGAGTCGCTTTAACGGCAATGCCGCGTCCGGACTGGGGGTAAAACTGGCCTCCGGCGCCAACGAAATGGCGACCGCGCAGCGGGTGTTAGAGCGTCTGGATGAACTGTCGCATTACTTCCCGCACGGACTGGAGTACAAAGTCGCCTACGAAACCACCTCATTCGTAAAAGCCTCCATCGAAGATGTGGTGAAAACCCTGCTCGAAGCTATCGCGCTGGTGTTCCTCGTGATGTACCTGTTCCTGCAAAACTTCCGCGCCACGCTGATCCCCACCATTGCGGTGCCGGTGGTGCTGCTGGGAACCTTTGCGGTGCTGTATGCCTTCGGTTACAGCATCAACACCCTGACCATGTTCGCCATGGTGCTGGCCATCGGCCTGCTGGTGGATGATGCCATCGTGGTGGTGGAAAACGTCGAGCGCATTATGAGCGAGGAAGGGCTTTCGCCCCGCGAGGCCACGCGCAAATCGATGGGACAAATTCAGGGCGCGCTGGTCGGTATCGCCATGGTGCTGTCGGCGGTATTTATCCCGATGGCATTTTTTGGCGGCACCACGGGCGCGATTTATCGCCAGTTCTCGATCACCATCGTCTCTGCAATGGTGCTCTCCGTACTCGTGGCAATGATCCTTACCCCTGCCCTGTGCGCGACGCTGCTCAAACCGCTGCATAAGGGCGAACACCACGGTCAAAAAGGCTTCTTCGGCTGGTTTAACCGCATGTTTAACCGCAATGCGGCGCGCTATGAAGCGGGCGTGGGTAAAGTACTGCACCGCAGCGTGCGCTGGATGGTGGTTTATGTCCTGCTGCTCGGCGGCATGGTGTTCCTGTTCCTGCGGCTGCCAACCTCGTTCCTGCCGCTGGAAGATCGCGGCATGTTTATTACCTCCGTACAGTTACCGAGCGGCTCGACCCAGCAGCAGACCCTGAAAGTGGTGCAGAAGGTTGAGAACTACTTCCATACTCAGGAGAAAGATAACGTGGTCTCCGTCTTCTCCACCGTCGGCTCTGGCCCCGGCGGTAACGGGCAGAACGTGGCGCGTATGTTTGTGCGCCTGAAAGACTGGGACCAGCGCGACAGCGATACCGGCTCCTCCTTTGCCATCATTGAGCGTGCAACCAAAGCGTTCAACAAAATCAAGGAAGCGCGCGTTTTCGCCAGCAGCCCGCCCGCCATCAGCGGCCTGGGCAGCTCAGCCGGGTTTGATATGGAGCTTCAGGATCACGCGGGTGCCGGGCATGACGCGTTGATGGCTGCTCGCGATAAACTGCTCGAGCTGGCCGGGAAAGATCCGCAGCTTACCCGCGTTCGTCATAACGGTCTGGATGACAGCCCTCAGCTACAGGTGGATATTGACCAGCGTAAAGCGCAGGCGCTGGGCGTCTCCATCGACGACATTAACGACACCCTGCAAACGGCATGGGGCTCAAGCTACGTAAATGACTTTATGGATCGCGGCCGCGTGAAGAAGGTCTACGTTCAGTCTGCCGCCAAATACCGCATGCTGCCGGACGATATCAACCGCTGGTATGTGCGCAATAACACCGGCGGCATGGTGCCGTTCTCGGCGTTTGCGACGTCACGCTGGGAGACCGGTTCGCCGCGTCTGGAGCGTTACAACGGCTATTCGGCGCTGGAGATTGTCGGTGAAGCCGCGCCGGGCGTCAGTACCGGTACCGCAATGGACATTATGGAAAAACTGGTTCAGCAGTTACCGACCGGCTTTGGCCTGGAGTGGACGGCGATGTCTTACCAGGAACGGCTTTCCGGCGCTCAGGCGCCTGCCCTGTATGCTCTTTCGCTGCTGGTGGTATTCCTCTGCCTGGCGGCGCTGTATGAAAGCTGGTCAGTGCCGTTCTCGGTGATGCTGGTGGTGCCTCTCGGGGTCATCGGCGCGCTGCTGGCAACCTGGATGCGCGGCCTGGAAAATGATGTCTATTTCCAGGTCGGACTCCTCACCGTGATCGGATTGTCGGCAAAAAACGCCATTCTGATCGTCGAATTTGCCAATGAGATGAATGCCAAAGGTCACGAACTGATGGCCGCCACGCTGCACGCCTGTCGTCAGCGCCTGCGTCCGATCCTGATGACCTCTCTGGCGTTTGTATTTGGCGTCCTGCCGATGGCCACCAGCTCCGGCGCAGGCTCCAGCAGCCAGCACGCAGTGGGTACGGGCGTTATGGGGGGAATGATATCCGCGACGATACTGGCTATCTATTTCGTACCGCTGTTCTTTGTGCTGATACGTCGTCGTTTCCCGCTGAAGGATAAGCCGGAATAACCCGTTGAAATAAAAAAGGCGGCTTTACAGGCCGCCTTTTTATTGTGTGATTCTTTCACACTATGGTTATTTTAGTTAATTAAGTGCTCTTGCATTTCTTACCGGAAATTCATTTACGAAGCATGCCTTCGATAAAATCTTTCCAGTTCCCCAGTTCACGTTCAATCATAACAACCTCTCTTATTATTATGCGCATTCTACGAAAACGTATCATCATTGTGAAGCCACTTTAACCGATTGCTGTGATTGAGCCCCGCTGTACTGGTAGGTTTAGGATCACTATGAGCGTTGCCGGGTAAATTTTATGTGACCTACAGCAATATTTTGAAATAGTCGGAAAAATGACAGCATTTTTAATTTCCCCCTGAGTTTATTGGCAATTTAAACAGGGTGGA
It encodes:
- the acrD gene encoding multidrug efflux RND transporter permease AcrD, with amino-acid sequence MANFFIDRPIFAWVLAILLCLTGVLAITSLPVEQYPDLAPPNVRITANYPGASAQTLENTVTQVIEQNMTGLDNLMYMSSQSSATGQATVTLSFTAGTDPDEAVQQVQNQLQSALRKLPQAVQNQGVTVRKTGDTNILTIAFVSTDGSMDKQDIADYVASNIQDPLSRINGVGDIDAYGSQYSMRIWLDPNKLNSVQMTAKDVTDAIESQNAQIAVGQLGGTPSVDNQALNATINSQSLLQTPDQFRNITLRVNQDGSEVRLGDVATVEMGAEKYDYLSRFNGNAASGLGVKLASGANEMATAQRVLERLDELSHYFPHGLEYKVAYETTSFVKASIEDVVKTLLEAIALVFLVMYLFLQNFRATLIPTIAVPVVLLGTFAVLYAFGYSINTLTMFAMVLAIGLLVDDAIVVVENVERIMSEEGLSPREATRKSMGQIQGALVGIAMVLSAVFIPMAFFGGTTGAIYRQFSITIVSAMVLSVLVAMILTPALCATLLKPLHKGEHHGQKGFFGWFNRMFNRNAARYEAGVGKVLHRSVRWMVVYVLLLGGMVFLFLRLPTSFLPLEDRGMFITSVQLPSGSTQQQTLKVVQKVENYFHTQEKDNVVSVFSTVGSGPGGNGQNVARMFVRLKDWDQRDSDTGSSFAIIERATKAFNKIKEARVFASSPPAISGLGSSAGFDMELQDHAGAGHDALMAARDKLLELAGKDPQLTRVRHNGLDDSPQLQVDIDQRKAQALGVSIDDINDTLQTAWGSSYVNDFMDRGRVKKVYVQSAAKYRMLPDDINRWYVRNNTGGMVPFSAFATSRWETGSPRLERYNGYSALEIVGEAAPGVSTGTAMDIMEKLVQQLPTGFGLEWTAMSYQERLSGAQAPALYALSLLVVFLCLAALYESWSVPFSVMLVVPLGVIGALLATWMRGLENDVYFQVGLLTVIGLSAKNAILIVEFANEMNAKGHELMAATLHACRQRLRPILMTSLAFVFGVLPMATSSGAGSSSQHAVGTGVMGGMISATILAIYFVPLFFVLIRRRFPLKDKPE
- the narQ gene encoding nitrate/nitrite two-component system sensor histidine kinase NarQ produces the protein MTVKRPVSGSLARAFFSMIVLSVLISAIALVTLASSQRDAEAINIAGSLRMQSYRLGYEMQRASPSLAGHRAVWQKTLSAPALQKLNRWYVPEDVKQRYQQLQLGWQEMDTRIASGDTGWYQSHIEDFVGRIDAFVLALQHYTEHKIQLVIFMSLTGGLGILLLAVMTLRRIRRQVVLPLNNLVAASERIEQGQFDTPAPDIMLPNELGQLSRAFNHMSAELHTLYRSLEHSVAEKTRHLNEAHQQLEMLFKCSQALNTGQIDSHCFRHILQIVHDYTQMNYLQLRTSDDWQLYEGQESPGEKMHNLPVLMQDTLYGELRWQSATGDVPLPLMESVATMLGRGLYFNQAQKHYQQLLLMEERATIARELHDSLAQVLSYLRIQLTLLKHAVPGDNAPAQAIITDFSRELNNAWHQLRELLTTFRLTLNHANLPAALQESLDGLQSQTSAKLVLDCRLSSLALDAQKQVHLLQIVREAVLNAIKHADASEIVVSCVTTADGTHTVTIRDNGIGIGDASEPPGHYGLNIMRERAGRLGGTLHFSQPPQGGTQVSVTFRTPAAQAEK
- the ypfM gene encoding protein YpfM → MIERELGNWKDFIEGMLRK